In Neofelis nebulosa isolate mNeoNeb1 chromosome 7, mNeoNeb1.pri, whole genome shotgun sequence, the following proteins share a genomic window:
- the LOC131518200 gene encoding olfactory receptor 11G2-like — translation MSMSEANNISGSVSDFILLGFPCRREIQILLFVIFSLIYLLTLMGNTSIICAVWSSRKLHTPMYILLANFSFLEICYVSSDVPKMLANIISQTKSISYAGCLLQFYFFFSMCAAEGYFLSAMSFDRFLAICRPLRYPTIMTYHLCARLVVFCWVGGFLSILMPAVLMSQVPFCGPNIIDHFFCDLGPLLALSCAPVPKTTLTCATVSSLIIFITFLYILGSYSLVLRAVLRVPAGSGRNKAFSTCASHFLVVSLFYGSVMVMYVSPGSRSHPGTQKFVTLFYCMATPFFNPLIYSLRNKDMKDALKKVLGAPSKEITKNKEK, via the coding sequence ATGAGTATGTCAGAAGCCAACAATATCTCTGGGTCTGTGAGTGACTTCATCCTCCTGGGCTTCCCATGCCGCAGGGAGATCCAGATCCTCCTCTTTGTCATCTTCTCCCTCATCTACCTTCTGACTCTCATGGGGAACACATCCATCATCTGTGCCGTGTGGTCAAGCCGGAAACTCCACACACCCATGTACATCCTCCTGGCCAACTTCTCCTTCCTGGAGATCTGCTATGTCAGTTCTGATGTGCCCAAAATGTTGGCCAACATCATCTCCCAGACTAAGAGTATCTCCTATGCTGGCTGCCTGCTTcagttctactttttcttttctatgtgtGCTGCCGAAGGCTACTTTCTGTCTGCAATGTCCTTTGATCGGTTCCTTGCTATCTGTCGACCTCTACGTTACCCCACCATCATGACTTACCATCTATGTGCCCGATTAGTGGTTTTCTGCTGGGTAGGTGGCTTTCTATCCATACTCATGCCTGCAGTTCTCATGTCCCAGGTGCCCTTCTGTGGCCCTAACATCATTGACCATTTTTTCTGTGACCTGGGACCATTGCTAGCCCTGTCCTGTGCTCCAGTTCCCAAAACTACTCTAACTTGTGCTACTGTAAGTTCTCTTATCATCTTTATCACCTTCCTCTACATTCTAGGGTCCTATAGCTTAGTTTTGCGTGCTGTACTTCGGGTCCCAGCTGGCTCAGGTAGGAACAAAGCCTTTTCTACATGTGCCTCACATTTCTTGGTGGTTTCCCTGTTCTATGGATCGGTCATGGTGATGTATGTGAGTCCAGGTTCCAGGAGCCATCCTGGAACACAGAAATTTGTGACCCTGTTTTACTGCATGGCAACCCCATTCTTTAATCCTTTGATTTACAGTCTTCGGAACAAAGATATGAAAGATGCACTCAAGAAAGTCCTGGGAGCACCATcaaaagaaattactaaaaataaagagaaatga
- the LOC131517946 gene encoding olfactory receptor 11G2-like has product MYVLPNNNVTAVIHEFSLLGFPCSQEVEVLLFVLFSVIYILTLLGNSAIICAVWWNQQLHTPMYTLLANFSFLEICYISSNVPNMLLNFLSKTKTISYNGCILQFYIFLSLCATELFFLALMALDRYVAICHPLHYSTIMTGKVCGTLVSACWVGGFLWLVTPAVLISQVPFCGSNVIDHYLCDLGAMLAISCLPVPKTTLTCSIFSAVITFITLFYILVSYTLVLRAVVQVPEGSGRKKAFSTCASHLIVVSLFYGSVMVMYVSPGAANQPGMQKFLTMLYSIATPLLNPLIYSLRNKEMKVALRKVMCKV; this is encoded by the coding sequence ATGTATGTTTTGCCTAACAATAATGTCACTGCTGTCATTCATGAATTCAGCCTCCTGGGTTTCCCGTGTAGTCAAGAAGTAGaagttctcctttttgttttgttctctgtcatCTACATCTTGACCTTGTTGGGCAACAGCGCTATTATCTGTGCTGTGTGGTGGAACCAGCAACTCCACACCCCTATGTATACTTTATTGGCCAACTTCTCTTTCCTGGAGATCTGCTACATCAGTTCCAATGTACCCAACATGTTGCTCAACTTCCTATCCAAGACCAAGACCATCTCTTATAATGGCTGCATCTTACAGTTCtacatcttcctctctctttgtgctACAGAACTCTTCTTTCTGGCCCTCATGGCATTAGATAGGTATGTTGCCATCTGCCACCCACTGCACTATTCTACCATAATGACTGGGAAAGTCTGTGGAACCCTTGTGTCTGCTTGCTGGGTGGGTGGCTTTCTCTGGTTGGTGACCCCAGCCGTACTTATCTCCCAAGTTCCATTTTGTGGTTCAAATGTCATTGACCActacctgtgtgatcttggggCAATGCTGGCCATATCATGTTTACCTGTCCCCAAGACAACTCTGACTTGTAGCATTTTCAGTGCTGTGATAACATTCATCACTTTGTTCTATATCCTTGTGTCCTACACACTAGTCCTTCGAGCTGTGGTTCAGGTTCCCGAAGGTTCGGGTAGGAAAAAAGCCTTCTCCACGTGTGCCTCCCACCTGATAGTGGTGTCCCTATTTTATGGCTCAGTCATGGTGATGTATGTAAGCCCAGGGGCAGCCAATCAGCCTGGTATGCAGAAGTTCTTGACCATGTTATACTCAATTGCAACTCCACTTTTAAATCCTCTGATCTACAGCCTCAGGAATAAGGAGATGAAAGTTGCCCTGAGGAAAGTTATGTGTAAAGTTTAG